From Balaenoptera musculus isolate JJ_BM4_2016_0621 unplaced genomic scaffold, mBalMus1.pri.v3 scaffold_59_arrow_ctg1, whole genome shotgun sequence, the proteins below share one genomic window:
- the LOC118889504 gene encoding substance-P receptor, producing MDNVLPVDSDLFPNISTNTSEPNQFVQPAWQIVLWAAAYTVIVVTSVVGNVVVMWIILAHKRMRTVTNYFLVNLAFAEASMAAFNTVVNFTYAVHNEWYYGLFYCKFHNFFPIAAVFASIYSMTAVAFDR from the coding sequence atggataacgTCCTCCCTGTGGACTCAGACCTCTTCCCAAATATCTCCACCAACACCTCGGAGCCCAACCAGTTTGTGCAGCCGGCCTGGCAAATTGTCCTTTGGGCAGCTGCCTACACAGTCATTGTGGTGACCTCCGTGGTGGGCAACGTGGTGGTGATGTGGATCATCTTGGCTCACAAGAGAATGAGGACAGTTACTAACTATTTCCTGGTGAACCTGGCCTTTGCAGAGGCCTCCATGGCTGCATTCAATACGGTGGTGAACTTCACTTATGCTGTCCACAACGAGTGGTACTACGGTCTGTTCTACTGCAAATTCCACAACTTCTTCCCCATTGCTGCTGTCTTTGCCAGTATCTACTCCATGACAGCTGTGGCCTTCGATAGGTGA